CTCGAAGAAGATCGCCGCGTTCGAGTGGCCGGCGGCATTGAGTCCGTTCCAGTCGAGGCCGAGCATCATGGCCGAGACCACGCCGCCGTGGATGTCGATCACCCGGCCGGGACCCACGTCGTAGCGGTCGGCGCTGACGTGCCCGCGCCGCTCCACGTCCTGCCAGACGTGCACGGCCATCTGCCGGGTGAGCACGTCGTACTCCCCGCCGCGGATGGACGGCAGCGTGGGCCCACCGGGGGCCAGCGAGATGCCGAGGGACAGGGTGATCGCCTCGCCGGTCTCCGGGTCCGTCTTCAGCCCCTGGTGGTGGATGTCCAGGGCGAACTCGGGGCGCACCCGCGTCCAGTACTCGTACCAGGCGCGGGACTCGCGGGCGAGGAAGCCCGTGGCCGTCCAGTCGCGGTTGAGGTCCACCGCCAGGGGGCGGCCGTCGGCACCGAGCCGGGCCCGGCCGGCCGCGCGGTCCCACAGGGTGGTGGTGCGGGTGTTCATCTCCGTGCCGTCCGGGTTGTACATGGGGATGACGTGCACGGTGAACTCCTCGCGCAGGCGCGCGTACTCCGCACTGCCGTGGGAGCCCAGGGCGGAGAGCACGGCCAGCAGCGAGTCCACGCCGTAGGGCTCGTCCCCGTGGATCCGGCCGTGGAGCCAGACGGCCCGCGGCCCGGTGCCCACCGTGGCCACGTACAGCTCGCGGCCCTGCTCCGAGAGGGACTCCGCCGTGCCCAGGGCGGAGAGCGTGGTGACGGAGACCGTGCCGCGCGAGGTCCGCTCGATCCGCCCGAGCTCGCGGACCATGTCCGCGTAGGTGAGGATCGCGGCGGTGGGCGTGGTGTTCGGGGTCGGCAGGGTCGCGGCCCCGGCCGGACCGGCCAGCAACGGGACGAGGGCGGCCGCGCCGAGCGCGCCGAGGGCGGAGCGGCGGGACACGGCGGCCCGGGCGGGCGGGAGATCGGGGGCGAGGGCGGAGCGGGAGGATGCGGTGCGAGGGTTCTCGTGGGCGTGGCTCATGTCACCGGAGCGTAGGGGCGCAGGTCAGGGCCCACAACGGGTCGTGGAGGATCCGTGCCCGGCCCCGGTCCCGCGCGGACGACTCCGGCCCCCGGGCCCTTCCCCGGGGCCGAACCGTCCACTCCGCCCCGGGACGACGCCGGCCGGAACCGTCCCGCGGACGGGGCCGGCCGGCGTCGTGCCCACGGCCCGGACGGGTGCCCGGCGCCGGGTCAGGCCTGGACCTCGGAGCGGTCCTGCGACCAGCGCGTGTGGAAGGACCCCTCCCGGTCCACGCGCCGGTAGGTGTGGGCCCCGAAGTAGTCCCGCAGGCCCTGGGTCAGGGCGGCCGGCAGGCGGTCGCGCCGCAGGCCGTCGTAGTAGGCCAGTGCCGAGGAGAACACGGGCACCGGGACGCCGGCCGCCACGGCCGTGGAGACCACGCGGCGCCACGCCGGCAGGGCCGCGGCGATGGCCTCGCTGAACTCCGGGGCGAACAGCAGGTTCCGCGGCTGGCCGGGGGCCACGGTGCCCGGCGCGGGGTGGCGGTCGGTGTCGCGGCCGCCGTAGGCCCTCATGATCACGTCCAGCAGGTCGGCGCGGATGATGCAGCCGTCGCGCCACAGCGAGGCGATGGTGCCCAGGTCCAGGGACCAGCCGTACTCGGCCCCGGCGGCCGAGAGCATGTCCAGGCCCTGCGCATAGGACACCAGCTTGGAGGCGTACAGCGCGAGGCGCACGTCCTCCACGAAGGCCTCCCGGTCGGCGTCCTGAGGCGCGGAGACGGGGTCCGTGCCGGCGGCGAGGACCTCGCGCGCGGTGCCGCGGATGCCGGGCTGGCTCGAGAGGGAGCGGGCGAACACGGACTCGGCGATGGCGCCGATGGGCGAGCCGAGGTCCAGCCCGGAGATGGCCGTCCACCGCCCGGTGCCCTTCTGCCCGGCCTCGTCCACGATGACGTCCACGAGCGGGCGGCCCGTCGCGGGGTCCACGTGGCCGAGGACCTCGGCGGTGATCTCGATGAGGTAGGAGGCCAGCTCGGTGGAGTTCCAGCGGCGGAAGATCTCCGCCTGCCCGGCCGGCTCGATCCCGCCCACGGAGCGCAGCAGGTCGTAGGCCTCGCCGATCACCTGCATGTCCGCGTACTCGATGCCGTTGTGGACCATCTTCACGAAGTGCCCCGCACCGTCCGTGCCGATCCAGGCGCAGCACGGGTCGCCCTCGTAGTGGGCGGAGATGTCCTCGAGCATCGGGCCGAGCGCGTCGTAGGACTCGCGCGGGCCGCCGGGCATGATGGCCGGGCCGTTCAGGGCGCCCTCCTCGCCGCCGGAGACGCCGATGCCCACGAAGTGCAGCCCCTGCGCCCCGAGGGCGGCCTCGCGGCGGCGCGTGTCCTCGTAGTGGGAGTTCCCGGCGTCGATGACGATGTCCCCGGGCTCGAGCAACGGGACGAGCTGGTCGATGACGTCGTCGACGGGCCGGCCGGCCTTGACCATGACGAGCACGCGGCGCGGCACGGCCAGGTTCTCCACCAGCTCGGCCAGGCTGCCGGTGGGGATGAAGGTCCCGTCCTCGCCGTGCTCGGCCACGAGGGCGTCGGTGCGCGCCCGACTCCGGTTGTGCAGGGCCACCGCGTAGCCGTGCCGCGCGAAGTTGCGGGCCAGGTTGGCCCCCATGACCGCCAGTCCCGTGACGCCGATGTCCGCCTTCATGCCCATCCTTCCCGGCACCCTCTCGGTGCCGCTGCCTGCCGTGCTCCGGGCCGCGCTCGTGCGCGGCGATCGGTAGCCAGACTACGGGACCGGGGCGGGCCGGCGCCGGGACTCAGTCGCCGACGGCCTCCCGGCCGCGCCGCACGATGAGCGGGTCCGGGCTGCCCACCACCTCGTGGTCCTTGTCCTCGTACTCGAACTGGGACAGGAAGTAGCGCATGGCGTTGAGCCGGGCCCGCTTCTTGTCATTGGACTTGATGGTGATCCACGGGGCGTGGTCCGTGTCCGTGTGCAGGAACATCGCCTCCTTGGCCGCCGTGTAGTCCTCCCACCGGTCGAGGGACTCCAGGTCCATGGGCGAGAGCTTCCACCGCCGCACCGGGTCGATCTGGCGGATGGCGAAGCGGGTGCGCTGCTCGGACTGGGTGACGGAGAACCAGAACTTCGTCAGGTGGATCCCGTCGTCCACGAGCATCTTCTCGAACAACGGCACCTGGTTCATGAAGGTGTGGTACTCCTCGTCGCTGCTGAAGCCCATCACCCGCTCCACGCCCGCCCGGTTGTACCAGGAGCGGTCGAACAGCACGATCTCCCCCTCGGTGGGGAAGTGGTTGATGTAGCGCTGGAAGTACCACTGGCCCCGCTCGCGGTCCGAGGGCTTGTTCAGCGCCACCACGCGCGCGGTGCGCGGGTTCATGTACTCGGTGAAGCGCTTGATGGTGCCGCCCTTGCCCGCGGCGTCCCGGCCCTCGAAGACGATGATGTGCCGCTGGCCGGTGTCCTCGCCCCAGTACTGCAGCTTGAGCAGCTCGATCTGCAGGCGGTACTTCTCGATCTCGTACTCCTCGCGGGACAACCGCTCCTCGTACGGGTAGCCCTCCCGCCAGGTCTCCACGGCCTTGCCGTCCGGGGCGATGAGGTCCGGGTCCGCCGTGTGCCGGCCCACGACCTCGTAGCCGCCCTCGCGGATCTTGTCGATGAACTCGCGCAGGTTCTCCCGCGGCGCGTCCGGCGTCAGCAGCATGGGCACTCTCC
This genomic window from Citricoccus sp. SGAir0253 contains:
- a CDS encoding M14 family zinc carboxypeptidase, translated to MSHAHENPRTASSRSALAPDLPPARAAVSRRSALGALGAAALVPLLAGPAGAATLPTPNTTPTAAILTYADMVRELGRIERTSRGTVSVTTLSALGTAESLSEQGRELYVATVGTGPRAVWLHGRIHGDEPYGVDSLLAVLSALGSHGSAEYARLREEFTVHVIPMYNPDGTEMNTRTTTLWDRAAGRARLGADGRPLAVDLNRDWTATGFLARESRAWYEYWTRVRPEFALDIHHQGLKTDPETGEAITLSLGISLAPGGPTLPSIRGGEYDVLTRQMAVHVWQDVERRGHVSADRYDVGPGRVIDIHGGVVSAMMLGLDWNGLNAAGHSNAAIFFETSGNTRDGSLGQKARGKLVQQNVVGVRSWLGGLASGAVQRLDPELWERIPHTPVRYYVTDWGGTIPA
- the gndA gene encoding NADP-dependent phosphogluconate dehydrogenase; the protein is MKADIGVTGLAVMGANLARNFARHGYAVALHNRSRARTDALVAEHGEDGTFIPTGSLAELVENLAVPRRVLVMVKAGRPVDDVIDQLVPLLEPGDIVIDAGNSHYEDTRRREAALGAQGLHFVGIGVSGGEEGALNGPAIMPGGPRESYDALGPMLEDISAHYEGDPCCAWIGTDGAGHFVKMVHNGIEYADMQVIGEAYDLLRSVGGIEPAGQAEIFRRWNSTELASYLIEITAEVLGHVDPATGRPLVDVIVDEAGQKGTGRWTAISGLDLGSPIGAIAESVFARSLSSQPGIRGTAREVLAAGTDPVSAPQDADREAFVEDVRLALYASKLVSYAQGLDMLSAAGAEYGWSLDLGTIASLWRDGCIIRADLLDVIMRAYGGRDTDRHPAPGTVAPGQPRNLLFAPEFSEAIAAALPAWRRVVSTAVAAGVPVPVFSSALAYYDGLRRDRLPAALTQGLRDYFGAHTYRRVDREGSFHTRWSQDRSEVQA
- the ppk2 gene encoding polyphosphate kinase 2, with translation MLLTPDAPRENLREFIDKIREGGYEVVGRHTADPDLIAPDGKAVETWREGYPYEERLSREEYEIEKYRLQIELLKLQYWGEDTGQRHIIVFEGRDAAGKGGTIKRFTEYMNPRTARVVALNKPSDRERGQWYFQRYINHFPTEGEIVLFDRSWYNRAGVERVMGFSSDEEYHTFMNQVPLFEKMLVDDGIHLTKFWFSVTQSEQRTRFAIRQIDPVRRWKLSPMDLESLDRWEDYTAAKEAMFLHTDTDHAPWITIKSNDKKRARLNAMRYFLSQFEYEDKDHEVVGSPDPLIVRRGREAVGD